The following proteins are encoded in a genomic region of Iodidimonas sp. SYSU 1G8:
- a CDS encoding AAA family ATPase — protein sequence MRHKDETAYRPANVQGASDRLVVISGCSGGGKSSLLGELSRRGFACYPEAGRQVVKEQLFVGGDALPWEDLGKFLELTISRAMNHMIDAASGNETAFFDRGIIDQIGGYGTLGVPAPAPMSRAAALLRYRRIVFMVPPWGEIYRTDEERRHGFDEAVAAYRTLVKTYRSFGYDPLEIPRDSIAARADFVIARLARSSP from the coding sequence ATGAGGCACAAGGATGAAACCGCATACCGGCCGGCCAACGTACAGGGGGCGTCGGACAGGCTCGTAGTCATCTCCGGTTGCTCGGGCGGCGGCAAATCCTCGCTGCTTGGCGAACTGTCGCGGCGGGGGTTCGCCTGCTACCCGGAAGCCGGGCGCCAGGTCGTGAAGGAGCAGCTGTTCGTCGGTGGTGATGCCCTGCCCTGGGAGGATCTGGGCAAGTTCCTGGAATTGACCATATCGCGCGCCATGAACCACATGATCGACGCCGCGTCGGGCAATGAGACGGCCTTTTTCGACAGGGGCATCATCGATCAGATCGGCGGCTACGGCACGCTGGGCGTGCCGGCCCCCGCCCCCATGAGCAGGGCCGCGGCCCTCCTGCGCTATCGGCGCATCGTCTTCATGGTGCCCCCTTGGGGCGAGATCTACCGCACGGACGAAGAACGCCGCCACGGCTTCGACGAAGCGGTCGCGGCCTATCGGACCCTTGTGAAGACCTACCGGTCGTTCGGATACGACCCGCTGGAAATTCCGCGGGATTCCATCGCGGCCCGCGCGGATTTTGTCATCGCCCGGCTTGCTCGGTCATCGCCATGA
- a CDS encoding RlmE family RNA methyltransferase, whose product MARPPRSTRGTTRGSGDRELSVRVKTASGRRLSSTLWLQRQLNDPYVAAAKREGYRSRAAYKLIELDEKYGLLKKGGRIIDLGAAPGGWSQVAIKKVGPSGKVIAIDKDEFDAISGVEMAQLDFLTPEAPDVLIAMAGGPVDLVMSDMAASSIGHRATDHLKIMALCEAAVDFAVTVLAPGGSFVAKVLKGGTENELLAMMQRHFKSVRHAKPKASRQDSAEAYVVATGFKGRSEG is encoded by the coding sequence ATGGCGCGTCCGCCTAGAAGCACGCGCGGCACGACGCGCGGATCGGGCGACCGGGAACTGAGCGTGCGGGTCAAGACGGCCTCGGGCCGCCGCCTGTCGTCGACCCTATGGCTGCAGCGCCAGCTGAACGACCCTTATGTGGCCGCCGCCAAGCGCGAGGGCTATCGGTCGCGCGCCGCCTACAAGCTGATCGAGCTGGACGAGAAATACGGCCTGCTGAAGAAGGGCGGCCGCATCATCGATCTGGGCGCGGCGCCGGGCGGCTGGAGTCAGGTCGCGATCAAGAAGGTCGGCCCGTCGGGCAAGGTCATCGCCATCGACAAGGACGAGTTCGACGCCATCTCGGGCGTGGAGATGGCCCAGCTGGATTTCCTCACACCGGAAGCGCCCGATGTATTGATCGCGATGGCCGGCGGACCGGTCGATCTGGTGATGAGCGACATGGCCGCCTCGAGCATCGGTCACCGCGCCACCGATCATCTGAAGATCATGGCCCTGTGCGAGGCCGCCGTGGACTTCGCGGTCACGGTGCTGGCGCCGGGCGGCAGCTTCGTCGCCAAGGTGCTGAAAGGCGGCACCGAGAACGAATTGCTCGCCATGATGCAGCGCCACTTCAAGTCCGTGCGGCACGCGAAACCCAAGGCCAGCCGGCAGGATTCCGCCGAAGCCTATGTGGTCGCGACCGGATTCAAGGGCCGTTCGGAAGGCTGA
- a CDS encoding Ppx/GppA phosphatase family protein — translation MNHPADNLATHTGNGAGAGRWGHTYAAVDLGTNNCRLLIAKPANGGFRVIDSFSRIVRLGEGVANKGALSREAMERTIEALKVCADKIERRGVTRQRHVATAACRAASNHAEFIEQVRDRTGIDLHVITPEEEARLAVSGCISLFDDGSEFAFVFDIGGGSTELIWVAATPDRACDIRAWTSLPCGVVTLAEMFGGREVTPDVYRRMVKHVEDMLAPFEAQHRLTERVACHQVQMIGTSGTVTTIAGIHLGLKRYDRSRVDGMWIAREHIHEISQRLTGMSYEERMAEPCVGRDRADLVVAGCAIYEAIANMWPCARLRVADRGLREGLLLDLMMDADRDRNRSAHGASA, via the coding sequence GTGAACCATCCAGCCGACAATCTCGCCACGCACACCGGAAACGGTGCCGGTGCAGGGCGTTGGGGGCACACCTACGCGGCGGTGGACCTGGGCACCAACAACTGCCGGCTGCTGATCGCCAAACCCGCCAATGGCGGCTTTCGTGTCATCGATTCCTTTTCGCGCATCGTCCGGCTGGGCGAGGGCGTCGCCAACAAGGGCGCGCTGTCGCGCGAGGCCATGGAGCGCACCATCGAGGCGTTGAAGGTCTGCGCCGACAAGATCGAGCGCCGCGGCGTGACCCGGCAGCGTCATGTGGCCACGGCGGCGTGCCGGGCGGCGAGCAACCACGCTGAGTTCATCGAGCAGGTCCGCGACCGCACCGGCATCGACCTGCACGTCATCACGCCCGAGGAAGAGGCACGGCTCGCCGTGTCGGGGTGCATCTCGCTGTTCGACGACGGATCCGAGTTCGCCTTCGTGTTCGACATCGGCGGCGGCAGCACCGAGCTGATCTGGGTCGCGGCCACTCCGGACCGCGCCTGCGACATCCGCGCCTGGACCTCGCTGCCCTGCGGCGTCGTGACCCTGGCCGAGATGTTCGGCGGCCGCGAGGTAACGCCGGACGTGTACCGCCGCATGGTCAAGCATGTGGAAGACATGCTGGCACCGTTCGAGGCGCAGCACCGGCTGACCGAGCGGGTCGCCTGCCACCAGGTGCAGATGATCGGCACGTCAGGGACGGTCACCACCATTGCCGGCATCCATCTCGGCCTGAAGCGGTACGACCGCAGCCGCGTCGACGGGATGTGGATCGCCCGCGAGCACATTCACGAAATTTCCCAACGCCTGACCGGCATGAGCTATGAAGAGCGCATGGCCGAGCCGTGCGTGGGTCGCGACCGGGCCGATCTGGTCGTCGCGGGCTGCGCCATTTACGAGGCGATTGCCAATATGTGGCCCTGCGCGCGCCTTCGCGTCGCGGACAGGGGCCTGCGCGAGGGACTGTTGCTGGATCTGATGATGGATGCCGACCGAGACCGGAACCGGAGCGCTCATGGCGCGTCCGCCTAG
- a CDS encoding TAXI family TRAP transporter solute-binding subunit, with protein sequence MTLFPYSGASFLSRRRLLQLSAGLAGASAFGVPMPALARRLRMAIVTGGTGGVFYPYGGGLAKVLTEKGDDIQATAQVTGGSVDNIMLLDAGEAEIGFSTVDSTFDAIRGLAPYDVVGPQKVNALAVLYESFLHVVVNANLPIQRIADLKGRRVSVGSAGSSTEAIADRALAAAGLDPRRDIVRDNLSVAESASALKDGKIAGFFWVGGVPTSAISDMASMGQPPLRILHAEEERRVMERKWPGIYEPFALPADIYVGQTEAVAGIGVANLLVVSSQVDGEFVTRVLKTIFDNLDTVHAIHPEARKLSIERAARETAVPFHPAAKAFYRARGAGA encoded by the coding sequence GTGACGCTTTTTCCTTACTCCGGCGCTTCGTTCCTGTCTCGCCGCAGGCTGCTCCAGCTCAGCGCGGGCCTGGCAGGCGCCAGTGCGTTCGGCGTTCCGATGCCTGCCCTCGCGCGGCGCCTCAGGATGGCGATCGTCACCGGCGGCACGGGCGGCGTGTTCTATCCCTATGGCGGCGGATTGGCCAAAGTCCTGACCGAGAAGGGCGACGACATCCAGGCGACGGCGCAGGTCACCGGCGGGTCGGTGGACAACATCATGCTGCTGGACGCGGGCGAGGCCGAGATCGGCTTCTCGACCGTCGATTCCACCTTCGACGCCATTCGCGGCCTCGCGCCCTACGACGTGGTCGGCCCGCAGAAGGTCAACGCGCTGGCGGTGCTGTATGAGAGCTTCCTGCATGTGGTGGTCAACGCCAACCTGCCGATCCAGCGCATCGCGGACCTGAAGGGCCGGCGGGTGTCGGTCGGCTCGGCCGGTTCCTCGACCGAAGCCATCGCCGACCGCGCGCTGGCTGCCGCCGGTCTCGATCCCCGGCGCGACATCGTGCGCGACAATCTGTCGGTGGCGGAATCCGCGAGCGCTCTCAAGGACGGCAAGATCGCGGGTTTTTTCTGGGTCGGCGGCGTGCCGACTTCGGCGATCAGCGACATGGCCAGCATGGGACAGCCGCCGCTTCGCATCCTGCACGCGGAGGAGGAGCGGCGGGTGATGGAGCGCAAATGGCCCGGTATCTATGAACCTTTCGCCCTGCCGGCCGATATCTATGTGGGCCAGACCGAGGCCGTGGCCGGAATCGGCGTGGCCAACCTTCTGGTCGTGTCGTCGCAGGTCGATGGCGAGTTCGTGACACGCGTGCTCAAGACGATCTTCGACAATCTGGACACGGTGCATGCGATCCATCCGGAAGCGCGCAAGCTCAGCATCGAGCGCGCGGCCCGCGAGACCGCCGTTCCCTTCCATCCGGCGGCCAAGGCGTTCTACCGCGCGCGCGGAGCCGGCGCATGA
- a CDS encoding NCS2 family permease, protein MDLLERLFRLSENGTSVRTELLAGLTTFLTMAYIILVNPTILADAGIPMAGAAAATCLGAAFGSILMGLFARSPIALAPGMGLNAYFTYTVVRGMGLPWETALGCVFLSGLAMLLLTVAGLRQLILAAIPQSLYAAIAAGIGLFIAFIGLHGAGIVVANPATAVALGDLASPNAGLAAFGLAVTAGLMVWRVRAAIIIGILATTALAWALGLVDFKPGPYSVEALGSTAFSLDIPAALGLGGGTLGIALIEIVFIFLFVDLFDNLGTLVAVNRRAGLMRPDGTIPRLRRVLLTDSAATMVGAVAGTSPVVNYIESAAGVSAGGRTGLTSITVGVLFLLALFAAPFAQAIPAAATAPALILVGAMMMAPLAEADWNDPAVAIPAFLTLIGIPLTFSISNGIAFGVIAYTVLKLVQGRAGRKDWLMFVLAALFLARFIWLGAG, encoded by the coding sequence ATGGATTTGCTCGAACGACTGTTCCGACTCAGCGAGAACGGCACCTCTGTCCGGACCGAATTGCTGGCTGGTCTGACCACCTTCCTGACCATGGCCTACATCATCCTGGTCAACCCGACCATTCTGGCCGATGCCGGCATTCCCATGGCCGGCGCGGCGGCGGCGACCTGCCTGGGCGCGGCGTTTGGCTCGATCCTGATGGGACTGTTCGCCAGATCGCCCATCGCGCTGGCGCCGGGCATGGGGTTGAACGCCTATTTCACCTATACGGTGGTGCGCGGCATGGGCCTGCCGTGGGAAACGGCGCTGGGCTGCGTGTTCCTGTCGGGTCTCGCCATGCTGCTGCTCACGGTGGCCGGTCTGCGGCAGCTGATTCTCGCCGCCATTCCCCAGTCGCTCTACGCCGCGATCGCCGCCGGTATCGGCCTGTTCATCGCCTTCATCGGCCTGCACGGCGCGGGCATCGTGGTCGCCAATCCGGCGACGGCGGTCGCGCTGGGCGATCTGGCGAGCCCGAACGCCGGTCTGGCGGCGTTCGGCCTGGCGGTGACGGCCGGGCTGATGGTCTGGCGGGTGCGGGCCGCGATCATCATCGGCATTCTGGCCACCACCGCGCTGGCCTGGGCGCTGGGACTCGTCGACTTCAAGCCCGGACCCTACAGCGTCGAGGCCTTGGGCTCGACGGCGTTCAGCCTGGACATTCCCGCCGCCCTCGGCCTGGGCGGCGGCACCCTCGGCATCGCCCTAATCGAAATCGTCTTCATCTTCCTGTTCGTCGACCTGTTCGACAATCTCGGCACCCTGGTCGCGGTCAACCGGCGCGCCGGGCTGATGCGCCCGGACGGCACGATTCCCCGCCTCAGACGCGTTCTGCTGACCGATTCGGCGGCAACCATGGTCGGCGCGGTCGCCGGCACCAGTCCGGTGGTAAATTATATCGAGAGCGCGGCGGGCGTCTCGGCCGGCGGCAGGACGGGCCTGACCTCGATCACCGTGGGCGTCCTGTTCCTGCTCGCGCTGTTCGCCGCGCCCTTCGCCCAGGCGATCCCGGCGGCGGCGACGGCGCCGGCGCTGATTCTCGTCGGCGCCATGATGATGGCGCCGCTGGCCGAGGCGGATTGGAACGATCCGGCGGTGGCCATCCCGGCGTTCCTGACCCTGATCGGCATCCCGCTGACCTTTTCGATCTCCAACGGCATTGCGTTCGGCGTCATCGCCTATACGGTCCTCAAGCTGGTTCAGGGGCGGGCAGGGCGCAAGGATTGGCTGATGTTCGTGCTGGCGGCGCTGTTCCTTGCACGGTTCATCTGGTTGGGAGCGGGTTGA
- a CDS encoding TRAP transporter fused permease subunit, giving the protein MTDRTAGQPQRPALDFPVPEDSEPESVRGWMVWFTGAIGFGLAAYALYWTQFSINTTFYRASFLAIALGLIYLRRPLLEAGTPLRRSTIEEWLSAGLALAVIALVLNDTGMMGGNPLALAITGVLALCFALYPLAVSTRLFSRLRISDWVFGALVLWCAFYLWTNVDLYKNRATRPSMEELALGLALLLIILEATRRAIGWILPAITVTFLVYCYFGPYVPLPFDHRGFSVMRIIAQNFLTLEGIFSTPMDVAATFIILFSLFGAVLAKGGAGQFFIDWCFALFGKKPSPSAPGRAVVASGFLLGTVSGSGVATTVTLGSIAWPMLKRSGYPPNVAAGMLSAAGIGAILAPPSLGAVAFIIAEYLQVPYLQVVIYATIPALLYYFSCWLTTEADSRRLRIAPVRTSDASLWHLTSRYGYHFLSLVTIAALLIMGFSAFMAVFWSIVLSFMLSMLRAENRLVTPAAFGAGAMAGLLAYAYGATGLARDHGLGALFDDRLSVALFWMVAAAMAVSALQAGRRLRRGEAPAEDSTRMIVALRDGALSTTGIIATCACAGLIVSVVNLTGLGLTISSIIVGVGGGDRLMVILLAALAMWVIGAALPVTASYIIAAVMLVPALTEVGIPAPAAHMFMFYYAVLGEVSPPTALAPFAASAITGGQPFRTMMQAWKYTLPAFLIPVMFCLTPEGLQLLALTVSGDAPSSASDWGGILLVAGTSCLALIGLCVALTGYARRPASVPERVLCGVGGALLLAIGTVTDVAGVLLLGAGLSLHWWRSRRSASLRSP; this is encoded by the coding sequence ATGACCGATCGGACCGCCGGCCAGCCGCAGCGCCCAGCGCTCGATTTCCCGGTGCCGGAGGATAGCGAACCGGAATCGGTGCGGGGCTGGATGGTGTGGTTCACCGGCGCCATCGGCTTCGGGCTTGCGGCATACGCGCTCTACTGGACGCAGTTCTCCATCAACACGACGTTCTACCGGGCCAGCTTCCTCGCCATTGCCCTGGGCCTGATCTACCTGCGCCGGCCACTGCTGGAGGCGGGTACGCCGCTGCGCCGGAGCACCATCGAGGAATGGCTCAGCGCGGGTCTGGCGCTGGCCGTCATCGCGCTCGTGCTGAACGATACCGGCATGATGGGCGGCAATCCGCTGGCGCTGGCGATTACCGGCGTGCTGGCGCTCTGCTTCGCGCTCTATCCGCTGGCCGTGTCCACGCGCCTGTTTTCCCGGTTGCGGATCTCCGACTGGGTGTTCGGCGCGCTGGTGCTGTGGTGCGCCTTCTACCTGTGGACCAATGTCGATCTCTACAAGAACCGGGCGACACGGCCGAGCATGGAAGAACTGGCGCTGGGTCTGGCGCTGCTGCTGATCATTCTGGAAGCGACGCGCCGGGCCATCGGCTGGATCCTGCCGGCGATCACCGTGACCTTCCTCGTCTACTGCTATTTCGGCCCTTATGTGCCGCTGCCGTTCGATCATCGCGGCTTCTCGGTGATGCGGATCATCGCCCAGAACTTCCTGACGCTCGAGGGCATCTTCTCGACGCCCATGGACGTGGCCGCGACCTTCATCATCCTGTTCTCCCTGTTCGGCGCGGTGCTCGCGAAGGGCGGGGCGGGGCAGTTCTTCATCGACTGGTGCTTCGCGCTGTTCGGCAAGAAGCCGTCGCCGTCGGCGCCGGGACGGGCGGTGGTCGCCTCCGGCTTCCTGTTGGGCACGGTGTCCGGTTCCGGCGTCGCGACAACGGTCACGCTCGGCTCGATCGCCTGGCCCATGCTGAAGCGAAGCGGCTATCCGCCCAACGTCGCGGCCGGCATGCTATCGGCGGCCGGCATTGGCGCGATCCTGGCACCGCCGTCGCTGGGCGCGGTGGCCTTCATCATCGCGGAATATCTCCAGGTGCCCTACCTGCAGGTCGTGATCTACGCGACGATTCCGGCGCTGCTGTATTATTTCTCGTGCTGGCTGACGACCGAGGCGGATTCGCGCCGGTTGCGCATCGCGCCGGTGCGGACCTCGGACGCCTCCCTGTGGCACCTGACCAGCCGGTATGGATATCATTTCCTCTCGCTGGTCACGATCGCGGCGCTGCTGATCATGGGCTTTTCCGCCTTCATGGCCGTGTTCTGGTCCATCGTCCTGTCATTCATGCTGTCCATGCTGAGGGCCGAGAACCGTCTGGTGACCCCGGCCGCTTTTGGCGCCGGGGCGATGGCCGGCCTTCTGGCATACGCCTATGGCGCGACGGGCCTGGCGCGCGACCACGGACTCGGGGCGCTCTTTGACGACCGCTTGTCCGTCGCGCTGTTCTGGATGGTGGCGGCGGCCATGGCGGTTTCCGCGCTCCAGGCCGGCCGACGGCTGCGCCGGGGCGAGGCGCCGGCCGAAGACTCGACCCGCATGATCGTCGCGCTGCGCGACGGCGCCCTGTCGACCACCGGGATCATCGCCACCTGCGCCTGCGCCGGCCTGATCGTGTCGGTCGTCAACCTGACCGGCCTCGGCCTGACCATCTCCTCGATCATCGTCGGGGTTGGGGGCGGCGACAGGCTCATGGTAATCCTGCTGGCCGCGCTGGCGATGTGGGTCATCGGCGCCGCGCTGCCGGTAACCGCGAGCTACATCATCGCGGCGGTGATGCTGGTGCCAGCCCTGACCGAAGTCGGCATTCCGGCGCCGGCGGCGCACATGTTCATGTTCTACTATGCCGTTCTGGGCGAGGTATCGCCGCCAACCGCGCTTGCTCCGTTCGCCGCCTCGGCGATTACCGGCGGACAACCGTTCCGCACCATGATGCAGGCCTGGAAGTACACGCTGCCCGCGTTCCTGATTCCGGTGATGTTCTGTCTCACACCGGAAGGCCTTCAACTGCTGGCGCTCACCGTGAGCGGCGACGCGCCATCGAGCGCCTCCGATTGGGGCGGGATCCTGCTGGTGGCGGGCACGTCTTGCCTCGCGCTCATCGGACTGTGTGTTGCCCTGACGGGCTATGCGCGGCGACCTGCCTCGGTTCCCGAGCGTGTCCTGTGCGGCGTCGGCGGCGCCTTGCTGCTGGCCATCGGCACGGTCACGGATGTGGCCGGCGTGCTGCTGCTCGGCGCCGGATTGAGCCTTCACTGGTGGCGTTCGCGCCGCAGCGCGTCCCTTCGGTCGCCTTGA
- a CDS encoding acyl-CoA desaturase, whose product MQPAPRAERYLFATSIPFVLAHLACFAAIWTGVSVADLMLCAGLYAARMFGVTGGYHRYFSHKTYKTSRVFAFVLAFLAQSSAQRGALWWAGTHRHHHRYSDGAEDVHSPVRRSFFYSHVGWIFSEKFDKTDLSLVPDLAKYPELVWLDRNPYVPPFLTGLVVWLLAGWSGLVVGFLWSTVLCWHATFAINSLAHVHGSQRYVTGDQSRNNWWLALLTFGEGWHNNHHHYQGSVKQGFRWYEIDISYYVLRGFAAVGLVWDLRLPSARAIEYGQKLPKAVVEKAAGQLAASFPVAPIAADLRARLQHDLAEMMERWHRQLDEKVETIRHDLDELFHAIHIPAMPTVAELRDKASGMFAHSPCMNDIVERTRQILLEGVRDELLGRRPVAAAA is encoded by the coding sequence ATGCAGCCTGCTCCTCGCGCCGAGCGATATCTTTTCGCCACCTCCATTCCGTTCGTTCTCGCCCATCTCGCCTGCTTCGCGGCGATCTGGACGGGCGTGTCGGTCGCCGACCTGATGTTGTGCGCTGGCCTCTATGCCGCGCGCATGTTCGGCGTGACCGGTGGCTATCATCGCTATTTCTCGCACAAGACGTACAAGACCAGCCGGGTCTTTGCGTTCGTGCTGGCCTTCCTGGCGCAGAGTTCAGCGCAGCGCGGCGCCTTGTGGTGGGCCGGCACGCACCGCCATCATCACCGGTATTCCGACGGGGCTGAAGACGTGCATTCTCCGGTACGGCGCAGCTTCTTCTATTCCCATGTGGGCTGGATCTTCAGCGAGAAGTTCGACAAGACCGATCTGAGCCTTGTGCCCGATCTCGCCAAGTATCCCGAACTGGTTTGGCTCGATCGCAATCCATACGTGCCGCCGTTCCTCACGGGGCTCGTCGTCTGGCTCCTTGCCGGCTGGTCGGGCCTGGTCGTCGGCTTTTTGTGGTCGACGGTGCTGTGCTGGCACGCCACCTTCGCCATCAACTCGCTGGCGCATGTGCATGGCAGCCAGCGTTACGTGACCGGCGACCAGTCCCGCAACAACTGGTGGCTGGCGCTGCTGACCTTCGGCGAGGGCTGGCACAACAATCACCACCATTATCAGGGTTCCGTGAAGCAGGGCTTCCGCTGGTACGAGATCGATATCAGCTATTATGTGCTGCGCGGCTTCGCGGCCGTTGGTCTTGTCTGGGACCTGCGTCTGCCCAGTGCACGGGCCATCGAATATGGCCAGAAACTGCCCAAGGCCGTCGTCGAGAAGGCCGCCGGCCAGCTTGCCGCGAGCTTCCCCGTCGCGCCCATCGCCGCGGATCTTCGCGCCCGCCTTCAGCACGATCTCGCCGAGATGATGGAGCGCTGGCACCGGCAGCTGGACGAAAAGGTGGAGACCATCCGCCACGATCTGGACGAACTGTTCCACGCCATACACATTCCGGCGATGCCGACCGTCGCCGAATTGAGGGACAAGGCCTCCGGCATGTTCGCTCATTCTCCCTGCATGAACGATATCGTCGAACGGACGCGCCAGATCCTGCTCGAGGGTGTTCGGGACGAATTGCTGGGGCGGCGTCCTGTGGCGGCGGCGGCCTGA
- a CDS encoding GFA family protein, with amino-acid sequence MSERTGGCLCGSVRYTLAADPPAVVVCHCRNCQKQAGSALSVVAVFARPALTLTGTTKVYEDRGTSGQAVYRTFCPACGSPVLTDTPQAKEQGIIFIKAGTLDDVSDLNPTAHYWTGSAQPWFTIPEGAAAFHRE; translated from the coding sequence ATGAGCGAGCGTACCGGAGGGTGTCTCTGCGGCAGTGTCCGCTACACGCTGGCGGCCGATCCGCCCGCCGTCGTGGTATGCCATTGCCGCAACTGCCAGAAGCAGGCCGGTTCGGCCCTGTCGGTGGTGGCGGTGTTCGCCCGTCCGGCGCTGACGCTGACGGGCACGACGAAAGTCTACGAGGACCGGGGGACGAGCGGGCAGGCGGTCTACCGCACCTTCTGCCCGGCGTGCGGCTCGCCCGTGCTGACCGACACGCCGCAGGCTAAGGAGCAGGGAATCATCTTCATCAAGGCGGGCACACTCGATGACGTGAGCGACCTGAACCCGACAGCGCATTACTGGACCGGCAGCGCACAGCCCTGGTTCACCATCCCCGAAGGCGCCGCGGCGTTTCACCGGGAGTAA
- a CDS encoding sulfotransferase, whose amino-acid sequence MPSHALSRARFLGKRIVLAVTEPPRWRDRSWVDQVVFVCGCGHSGTSLLLRILAAHPAVYAPMAETKAFMATTPWPFLRDLRRDCTAAGKRVLVEKTPQHIRHMNRIRQAVPGARFVVMVRDGRDVTASIARRIGDPAEGMKRWVGDTLLSRQAEAMPDTTILRYEDLTEDTEGRIREVCRFIGLPFDPAMLDYHRTAVTWNGTDGSRKGSGQEGEEHRALRAWQLNQPIFNGTGQWRGDLPPEIAARLFEGVPGELMAHFGYVADAPP is encoded by the coding sequence ATGCCCTCTCATGCCCTGTCCCGCGCGCGCTTTCTCGGCAAACGGATCGTTCTTGCCGTGACCGAGCCGCCGCGCTGGCGCGACCGGTCCTGGGTCGATCAGGTCGTGTTCGTCTGCGGCTGCGGCCATAGCGGCACCAGCCTCCTGCTCCGCATCCTCGCCGCGCATCCCGCGGTCTACGCGCCGATGGCGGAGACCAAGGCATTCATGGCGACGACGCCCTGGCCATTCCTGCGCGACCTGCGGCGCGACTGCACGGCGGCCGGCAAACGGGTGCTGGTCGAGAAGACGCCCCAGCACATCCGCCATATGAACCGGATCAGGCAGGCGGTGCCCGGCGCGCGCTTCGTGGTGATGGTGCGCGACGGACGTGATGTGACCGCCTCCATCGCCCGGCGCATCGGCGATCCCGCCGAAGGCATGAAACGCTGGGTCGGCGATACGCTGCTGTCGCGCCAGGCGGAAGCGATGCCCGACACCACGATCTTGCGCTACGAGGACTTGACCGAAGACACCGAAGGTCGGATCCGCGAGGTGTGCCGGTTCATCGGTCTTCCCTTCGATCCGGCCATGCTCGATTATCACCGGACCGCCGTGACCTGGAATGGCACGGATGGCAGCCGCAAAGGCAGCGGTCAGGAAGGCGAAGAGCATCGGGCGCTGCGCGCCTGGCAATTGAACCAGCCGATCTTCAACGGTACAGGACAATGGCGCGGCGACCTGCCGCCCGAAATCGCGGCGCGCTTGTTCGAGGGCGTCCCGGGCGAGTTGATGGCGCATTTCGGCTATGTCGCCGATGCGCCGCCATGA
- a CDS encoding SDR family oxidoreductase has protein sequence MISLEGTVALVTGAAGGIGRATCAALIEAGAVVIATGTNGTAAARKPPGTEWLDLDVTDEAAWAAAAADIEHRHGRLDILVNNAGVSIVERFEDVTYASWRRTMAINTDGVFLGIRAMLPLLRAAGPRREGGASVISVSSVAGIVGAEFNAAYCASKGAVRLLTKSLALEFSAFGYPVRVNSIHPGGVDTDMVESIFQSYADVGAAETAKIAYDAAVRSHPRGRMAKPEEIAAGIRFMASDEASNMHGSEMILDGGFTAR, from the coding sequence ATGATATCACTTGAAGGAACAGTCGCACTGGTGACAGGGGCGGCCGGCGGCATCGGCCGGGCCACCTGCGCCGCCTTGATCGAGGCCGGCGCCGTGGTCATCGCCACGGGCACCAACGGCACGGCGGCGGCGCGCAAACCGCCCGGGACCGAATGGCTCGACCTTGACGTCACCGACGAGGCCGCCTGGGCCGCAGCGGCGGCGGACATCGAGCACCGGCATGGTCGCCTCGATATTCTCGTCAACAATGCCGGTGTCTCCATCGTCGAGCGCTTCGAGGACGTGACCTATGCCTCATGGCGGCGGACCATGGCCATCAACACGGATGGCGTCTTCCTCGGCATCCGCGCCATGCTGCCGCTGTTGCGAGCCGCCGGACCCCGCCGCGAGGGAGGCGCGTCGGTCATCAGCGTGTCTTCCGTCGCCGGCATCGTCGGTGCCGAGTTCAACGCCGCCTATTGCGCCAGCAAGGGCGCGGTCCGGCTGCTGACCAAGTCGCTGGCGCTCGAATTCAGCGCCTTCGGCTATCCGGTCCGGGTCAATTCCATCCATCCGGGCGGCGTCGATACCGACATGGTCGAGTCGATCTTCCAGAGTTACGCCGATGTGGGCGCGGCCGAGACAGCGAAAATCGCCTATGATGCGGCGGTCCGTTCCCATCCGCGGGGCCGGATGGCAAAGCCCGAGGAAATCGCCGCCGGCATCCGCTTCATGGCCAGCGACGAGGCCAGCAACATGCACGGCAGCGAGATGATTCTCGATGGCGGCTTCACCGCGCGATAG